In Gemmatimonadaceae bacterium, one genomic interval encodes:
- a CDS encoding ABATE domain-containing protein — translation MRPPTDDFQCIAGNLSLDFVNTIGDRLGAAREYLTSSAELTRWARLAGILPPNGRLTLSARQMSEIRTARESLYRLFQQLARGGTPSRRAVSDLNTRLASVAGARRLRLGTRGVRWEWLSRARDARSLLAQVYASAAELLVSEHAAAVRQCEGERCGWLFVDRSRSGHRRWCSMADCGNREKARRHLARIRRSAR, via the coding sequence ATGCGGCCGCCAACTGACGACTTCCAGTGCATCGCCGGCAACCTATCGCTCGACTTCGTGAATACGATCGGCGACCGGTTAGGCGCCGCGCGCGAGTACCTGACGAGCTCGGCCGAGCTCACGCGGTGGGCGCGCCTGGCCGGCATTCTGCCGCCTAACGGACGGCTGACGCTCTCGGCGCGGCAGATGTCGGAGATCCGTACGGCACGCGAGAGCCTGTATCGGCTGTTTCAGCAGCTCGCACGGGGAGGCACGCCGTCGCGCCGCGCGGTGTCCGACCTCAATACGCGACTCGCATCGGTGGCCGGCGCGCGGCGTCTCCGTCTCGGCACACGGGGCGTTCGCTGGGAATGGCTGTCGCGCGCGCGCGATGCACGCTCCCTGTTGGCGCAGGTGTATGCGAGCGCCGCCGAGTTGTTGGTGTCCGAACACGCCGCTGCGGTGAGGCAGTGCGAGGGCGAGCGCTGCGGCTGGCTCTTCGTGGACCGCTCGCGCAGCGGGCACCGCCGCTGGTGCAGCATGGCGGATTGTGGCAATCGGGAAAAGGCGCGGCGCCATCTCGCTCGCATCCGCCGCAGCGCCCGCTGA
- a CDS encoding SRPBCC domain-containing protein has product MTEPELASARAVADLTDGVILAVVEIAASPERVFHAISSAEIAGWWGSTDAYRVTQWDGDIRPGGWWRSQGISTNGKAFAVGGDVLEVEPPRLLVQTWRYEDKPGDVTTVRYRIDAIPGGSRLTVRHEGFTDRASCDGHAHGWERVLGWLGAYLLGDEGRKPGNA; this is encoded by the coding sequence GTGACCGAGCCCGAGCTCGCGTCCGCGCGAGCTGTCGCAGACCTAACGGACGGTGTCATCCTCGCCGTGGTCGAGATCGCGGCATCGCCCGAGCGGGTGTTTCACGCCATCAGCTCTGCGGAAATCGCCGGCTGGTGGGGATCGACCGACGCGTACCGCGTCACGCAGTGGGACGGCGACATCCGCCCGGGCGGATGGTGGCGCAGCCAGGGCATATCGACTAACGGCAAAGCATTCGCTGTCGGCGGGGACGTGCTCGAGGTCGAGCCGCCGCGTCTCCTCGTTCAAACGTGGCGCTACGAGGACAAGCCGGGCGATGTCACGACCGTGCGCTATCGCATCGACGCCATCCCCGGCGGCTCGCGCCTTACGGTTAGGCATGAGGGCTTCACCGACCGCGCGTCCTGCGACGGCCACGCCCACGGCTGGGAGCGCGTCCTCGGCTGGCTCGGCGCATACTTGCTGGGCGACGAAGGGCGGAAGCCGGGCAACGCATAG